The following are from one region of the Arthrobacter sp. TMP15 genome:
- the fusA gene encoding elongation factor G: protein MAQDVLTDLNKVRNIGIMAHIDAGKTTTTERILFYTGVNHKLGETHDGASTTDWMEQEKERGITITSAAVTCFWDNNQINIIDTPGHVDFTVEVERSLRVLDGAVAVFDGKEGVEPQSETVWRQADKYNVPRICFVNKMDKLGADFYYTVDTIINRLGAKPLIMQLPIGAESEFIGVVDLLSMKAFVWAGDSKGDVTMGANYETKEIPADLQEKAEEYRASLVEAVAEASEELMEKYLEGIEPSVEELKAGIRKLTVNSEIYPVFCGSAFKNRGVQPMLDAVIDYLPNPLDVGAMVGHDPRNEEVEFTREPSEDSPFSALSFKIAAHPFFGQLNFIRVYSGKATSGTQLLNSTKQKKERLGKLFQMHANKEMPVDEIHAGHIYAVIGLKDTTTGDTLCDPANPIVLESMTFPDPVIFVAIEPKTKSDQEKLSTAIQKLSAEDPTFTVLLNEDTGQTEIGGMGELHLDVLVDRMRREYNVEANVGKPQVAYRETIKRAVVKHDYTHKKQTGGSGQFAKIQIAIAPLDTHDGEMYSFQNKVTGGRVPREYIPSVDQGIQSALPDGVLAGYPMVGIQATLLDGASHDVDSSEMAFKIAGRMAFKEAARLANPVLLEPLMEVEVRTPEEYMGEVIGDINSRRGQMQSMEDASGVKVIKALVPLSGMFGYIGDLRSKTQGRAVYSMKFDSYSEVPKAVADEIIQKARGE from the coding sequence GTGGCACAGGACGTGCTTACAGACCTTAACAAGGTCCGCAACATTGGCATCATGGCGCATATTGATGCTGGCAAGACCACTACAACTGAGCGCATCCTGTTCTACACGGGTGTGAACCACAAGCTCGGCGAAACACACGATGGTGCTTCGACGACTGACTGGATGGAACAGGAAAAGGAACGCGGCATCACCATCACGAGTGCCGCCGTGACCTGCTTCTGGGACAACAACCAGATCAACATCATTGACACACCTGGCCACGTTGACTTCACGGTAGAGGTGGAGCGCTCTTTGCGAGTGCTTGACGGTGCCGTCGCTGTTTTTGACGGCAAGGAAGGCGTTGAGCCTCAGTCTGAGACTGTTTGGCGTCAGGCTGACAAGTACAACGTTCCGCGTATTTGCTTTGTCAACAAGATGGACAAACTCGGTGCTGATTTCTACTACACAGTGGACACCATCATCAACCGTTTGGGTGCCAAACCGTTGATCATGCAGCTGCCCATCGGTGCCGAGAGTGAATTCATCGGCGTTGTTGACCTGCTGTCCATGAAGGCTTTCGTTTGGGCTGGCGACTCCAAGGGTGATGTCACCATGGGTGCCAACTACGAGACCAAAGAGATCCCCGCGGATCTGCAGGAAAAGGCTGAAGAATACCGTGCTTCACTTGTTGAAGCGGTTGCAGAGGCTTCCGAAGAGCTCATGGAGAAGTACCTCGAGGGCATCGAGCCTTCAGTTGAGGAACTCAAGGCTGGCATTCGTAAGCTGACCGTGAACTCTGAGATTTACCCGGTGTTCTGTGGCTCTGCCTTCAAGAACCGCGGCGTTCAGCCGATGCTCGATGCTGTCATCGATTACCTGCCGAACCCGTTGGATGTTGGCGCCATGGTTGGTCACGATCCGCGCAATGAAGAAGTTGAGTTCACTCGTGAGCCCAGCGAAGATTCACCGTTCTCGGCGCTGTCTTTCAAGATTGCCGCTCACCCGTTCTTTGGCCAGTTGAACTTCATTCGCGTGTACTCCGGCAAGGCAACTTCCGGCACACAGCTGTTGAACTCCACCAAGCAGAAGAAGGAGCGTCTGGGTAAGTTGTTCCAGATGCACGCCAACAAGGAAATGCCTGTGGATGAAATCCACGCAGGTCACATCTACGCCGTTATTGGCCTCAAGGACACCACCACTGGTGACACCTTGTGTGATCCGGCAAATCCGATCGTGCTTGAGTCGATGACTTTCCCTGATCCTGTGATCTTCGTTGCTATTGAACCGAAGACCAAGAGTGACCAGGAAAAGCTGTCAACGGCTATCCAGAAGCTCTCCGCTGAGGATCCGACGTTCACCGTCCTTCTCAATGAAGACACCGGCCAGACCGAAATCGGCGGCATGGGCGAGCTTCACTTGGATGTTTTGGTTGACCGCATGCGCCGCGAATACAACGTTGAAGCTAACGTTGGCAAGCCGCAGGTTGCCTACCGGGAAACCATCAAGCGCGCTGTGGTCAAGCATGACTACACGCACAAGAAGCAGACCGGTGGTTCAGGTCAGTTCGCCAAGATCCAGATTGCCATTGCGCCGCTGGATACGCACGATGGCGAAATGTACTCGTTCCAGAACAAGGTCACTGGTGGCCGTGTTCCCCGCGAATACATCCCCAGCGTTGACCAGGGAATTCAGTCCGCATTGCCTGATGGCGTGCTGGCAGGTTACCCGATGGTTGGCATCCAGGCCACGCTGCTTGACGGCGCGTCCCACGATGTTGACTCCTCCGAAATGGCCTTCAAGATCGCCGGTCGTATGGCGTTCAAGGAAGCCGCTCGGTTGGCCAACCCGGTTCTGCTTGAACCGTTGATGGAAGTTGAAGTCCGCACCCCTGAGGAATACATGGGTGAAGTTATTGGTGACATCAACTCCCGTCGCGGTCAGATGCAGTCCATGGAGGACGCAAGCGGTGTCAAGGTCATCAAGGCTCTTGTTCCCTTGTCCGGCATGTTCGGTTACATCGGCGATCTACGGTCTAAGACCCAGGGTCGCGCAGTGTACTCGATGAAGTTTGACAGCTACTCTGAGGTTCCGAAGGCAGTAGCCGACGAAATCATCCAGAAGGCCCGCGGCGAGTAG
- the rpsG gene encoding 30S ribosomal protein S7, translating to MPRKGPAPKRPLVVDPVYGSPLVTQLINKVLVDGKKSTAERIVYGALEGVREKTGADPVVALKKAMENIKPSLEVKSRRVGGATYQVPVEVKPGRQTALALRWLVGYSKARREKTMTERLRNEVLDASNGLGAAVKRREDTHKMAESNKAFAHYRW from the coding sequence ATGCCTCGCAAGGGTCCGGCCCCCAAGCGGCCGCTAGTAGTAGATCCCGTATACGGTTCCCCTTTGGTCACTCAGTTGATCAACAAGGTTCTCGTAGATGGCAAGAAGTCCACCGCAGAGCGCATCGTTTACGGTGCACTTGAGGGTGTTCGTGAAAAGACCGGTGCTGATCCCGTTGTTGCCTTGAAGAAGGCCATGGAGAACATCAAGCCGAGCCTTGAGGTCAAGTCTCGCCGTGTTGGTGGCGCTACCTACCAGGTTCCGGTTGAAGTCAAGCCCGGTCGTCAGACCGCGTTGGCACTTCGCTGGTTGGTTGGTTACTCGAAGGCTCGCCGCGAGAAGACCATGACCGAGCGTCTGCGTAACGAAGTACTGGATGCCTCAAACGGTCTTGGTGCCGCTGTCAAGCGTCGCGAAGATACCCACAAGATGGCAGAGTCCAACAAGGCTTTCGCCCACTACCGCTGGTAA
- the rpsL gene encoding 30S ribosomal protein S12, with product MPTINQLVRKGRTPKVTKTKAPALKGSPMRRGVCTRVYTTTPKKPNSALRKVARVRLNGGVEVTAYIPGVGHNLQEHSIVLVRGGRVKDLPGVRYKIVRGALDTQGVKNRKQARSRYGAKMEKK from the coding sequence GTGCCTACGATTAACCAGCTGGTCCGAAAGGGCCGGACACCCAAGGTCACAAAGACCAAGGCTCCCGCACTTAAGGGCAGCCCCATGCGTCGCGGCGTATGCACGCGCGTTTACACAACCACCCCGAAGAAGCCGAACTCGGCTCTCCGTAAGGTTGCACGTGTACGCCTTAACGGTGGCGTGGAAGTAACTGCTTACATCCCAGGTGTAGGCCACAACCTCCAGGAGCACTCCATCGTGCTTGTTCGCGGAGGCCGTGTTAAGGACCTTCCCGGCGTTCGTTACAAGATCGTCCGTGGCGCATTGGATACCCAGGGCGTTAAGAACCGCAAGCAGGCTCGCAGCCGCTACGGTGCAAAGATGGAGAAGAAGTAA
- a CDS encoding patatin-like phospholipase family protein, protein MADADLVLEGGGVKSSALVGAIAAMTSFSDPYSFHRIAGASAGAIVAGLLAAGLSAAQIKNAMDRLDYTKFMDPTGCLSGLPIVGEISGLLFHQGLYAGEVLYEWLKETLAAHGVHTWADLKDNDPQSALPASQRYKLVVIVSDISRGIMLRLPWDYRELLGVDPDTAPVADAIRASASIPFFFRPWTLPTDPSVTGHKNIVCSDGGLLSNFPMSIFDRDDGALPRWPTIGIKLSDTNTARTQDWNPEHNSLELAKSLLSTIIGAADRSYVNEPQASSRTIFINTSNYRATDFNLTQQDKDAMYASGLASGERFLARWDFKKWQSGDYSM, encoded by the coding sequence ATGGCTGATGCAGATCTTGTGCTTGAAGGTGGCGGGGTTAAGAGTTCGGCGCTGGTGGGAGCTATTGCGGCAATGACCAGTTTTAGCGATCCTTATTCTTTCCACCGAATCGCTGGCGCTTCTGCCGGCGCCATCGTGGCTGGGCTGCTAGCGGCCGGACTGAGTGCGGCCCAAATCAAGAACGCCATGGACAGACTGGACTACACAAAGTTCATGGACCCCACCGGCTGCCTTTCCGGGTTGCCAATTGTGGGAGAAATTTCCGGGCTGCTGTTCCACCAGGGACTCTACGCCGGAGAGGTCCTCTACGAATGGCTCAAGGAAACCCTTGCCGCCCATGGCGTCCATACGTGGGCGGACCTAAAGGATAATGATCCGCAAAGCGCGTTGCCGGCATCGCAACGATACAAACTAGTGGTGATTGTCTCGGATATATCCCGGGGAATTATGCTCCGCCTGCCCTGGGACTATAGGGAACTACTGGGAGTGGATCCAGACACCGCCCCCGTAGCGGACGCCATCAGGGCATCTGCCTCCATCCCTTTTTTCTTCCGCCCCTGGACCTTGCCCACAGATCCGTCGGTTACCGGGCACAAGAATATTGTTTGCTCAGATGGTGGGCTACTCTCCAACTTCCCCATGTCGATCTTTGACAGAGATGACGGCGCACTCCCCCGTTGGCCAACAATTGGCATCAAGTTATCTGATACCAATACAGCCCGTACGCAGGACTGGAACCCCGAGCACAACAGCCTGGAACTGGCAAAATCACTACTGAGCACCATCATTGGGGCCGCGGATCGCAGCTATGTGAACGAGCCGCAGGCGTCCTCGCGGACAATCTTTATCAATACTTCCAATTACCGGGCCACCGATTTCAACCTCACACAGCAGGACAAGGACGCCATGTACGCCAGCGGATTAGCCAGCGGGGAGAGGTTTCTTGCACGCTGGGACTTCAAGAAGTGGCAGTCCGGAGACTACTCGATGTGA